The Longimicrobiaceae bacterium genome includes a window with the following:
- the rpsJ gene encoding 30S ribosomal protein S10: protein MAGKIRIRLKGFDHAVIDQTTADIVRTAEKTGATVSGPIPLPTRVQRWTVLRSPHVDKKSREQFELKTHKRVIDILDSRPQTVDALTKLDLPAGVDVEIKVD from the coding sequence ATGGCTGGCAAGATCCGTATCCGGCTGAAGGGCTTCGATCACGCGGTGATCGACCAGACCACGGCCGACATCGTCCGTACCGCGGAGAAGACCGGCGCCACCGTCAGTGGCCCGATCCCGCTCCCGACCCGCGTGCAGCGGTGGACCGTGCTCCGGTCCCCCCACGTGGACAAGAAGAGCCGCGAGCAGTTTGAGCTGAAGACGCACAAGCGCGTCATCGACATCCTCGACTCGCGCCCGCAGACCGTCGACGCCCTCACCAAGCTGGATCTCCCGGC